Proteins from one Impatiens glandulifera chromosome 2, dImpGla2.1, whole genome shotgun sequence genomic window:
- the LOC124925710 gene encoding poly(A)-specific ribonuclease PARN-like isoform X3, with product MLLGKLQKRFLCTYAAAAANQSRRQWPTVLQVTKTNFTEALQQLEDHVHSSDFISVSLRNTGSYSSSWHRLLPIDTSDTAYFKAKYAADRFQVLQFAVCPISVRSSKLISHPYNFHLFPRDVLNLGMPSYTFSCQPSYLTPMAQEGFDFNACIYDGITYLSREQESLSREKIGNLVPSDYMANSISTPSVADSIFSERIRSRVKNWRKAFNDDSCTKKTEEALIKSLQKLMLGSGEYSSRPCLSIDVCSDRQVQLILEVLGEFNDFVPMIVPAKGGGAQAVRIVLTSSEEDKILFEKELQSQEKEQNKHVRGFREVIDLISTSEKPIIAHNSLNDFSFIYSKFIASLPPTFDKFKSSLLLNFPYVVDVGHLMKEVRRHLYTTPDMEISRGGSDGKTLGLGSNAVRIGEIFAKICSVMKVNPESLGKSKDGGLKSYVNNFDNRRTVSVKDLVFIWGFKKGTSAQLLKKILCNSSFSSHDEEAFSDIRLLDKSCAVVAFSKPGSSECFLKAMHSSGGLLSAASYGTYSKACQMGMWEVDLADALDRAVMLDGHDLSGTHLDDPSEIIWDDDLMIDLDDL from the exons ATGCTTCTTGGTAAGCTACAGAAGCGCTTCCTCTGCACCTATGCTGCCGCCGCCGCAAACCAGAGCCGGCGTCAATGGCCGACGGTACTACAAGTAACCAAAACCAATTTCACGGAGGCTTTGCAACAGTTAGAAGATCATGTCCATTCATCTGATTTCATCTCCGTTTCACTCCGGAACACAGGTTCCTACTCTTCGTCTTGGCATCGTCTCCTTCCTATTGATACTTCCGACACCGCCTATTTCAAGGCCAAGTATGCCGCCGACAGGTTCCAGGTTCTTCAGTTTGCCGTTTGTCCCATCTCTGTTAGGTCTTCCAAGCTTATTTCTCACCC GTACAACTTCCATTTATTTCCTAGAGATGTGTTGAATTTAGGCATGCCATCATATACTTTTTCTTGTCAACCATCATACCTTACTCCAATGGCTCAAGAAGGATTCGATTTCAATGCCTGCATATACGATG GCATAACATATCTGTCTAGAGAACAAGAATCTCTCTCAAGAGAGAAGATAGGAAATCTGGTGCCCAGTGACTATATGGCAAACTCTATTTCTACCCCCTCAGTAGCCGATTCCATTTTCAGCGAAAGGATAAGATCACGAGTTAAAAATTGGAGAAAGGCATTCAATGATGATTCCTGCACAAAAAAGACTGAAG AAGCTTTAATCAAATCACTGCAGAAGCTTATGTTAGGAAGTGGAGAATATAGCTCCAGACCCTGCTTGAGCATTGATGTCTGTAGTGACCGTCAAGTGCAGCTGATTTTAGAG GTCTTGGGGGAATTCAATGATTTTGTACCAATGATAGTTCCAGCCAAAGGTGGAGGAGCCCAGGCAGTTCGGATTGTTTTAACTAGTTCTGAAGAAGACAAGATTCTTTTCGAG AAAGAGCTACAAAGTCAGGAAAAGGAACAAAACAAGCATGTTCGTGGTTTTCGAGAGGTGATTGATTTGATTTCCACATCAGAGAAACCTATAATTGCCCACAACTCACTCAATG atttttcattcatatattcaaaatttattgcTTCTTTGCCTCCAACATTTGATAAATTCAAGAGCTCGTTGCTCCTGAATTTTCCCTATGTAGTTGATGTTGGTCATCTTATGAAAGAAGTGAGGAGACACCTTTATACGACACCAGATATGGAAATCTCTCGTGGAGgta GTGATGGAAAAACATTGGGATTGGGGAGTAATGCTGTAAGGATAGGCGAAATATTTGCAAAAATATGCTCTGTTATGAAGGTGAATCCGGAAAGTCTGGGAAAAAGTAAAGATGGCGGTCTGAAATCTTACGTGAACAACTTTGACAACAGAAGAACAGTCAGTGTGAAGGATTTAGTTTTCATATGGGGGTTCAAGAAGGGGACGTCAGCTCAATTGCTAAAGAAAATCCTCTGTAATAGCTCTTTCTCTTCCCATGATGAAGAAGCATTTTCTGACATCCGGTTATTGGACAAGAGCTGTGCAGTGGTTGCCTTTTCGAAACCTGGCTCTTCTGAATGCTTTCTAAAGGCCATGCATTCCTCGGGAGGATTATTAAGTGCGGCCTCTTATGGAACATATAGCAAGGCTTGTCAGATGGGGATGTGGGAAGTTGATTTAGCAGATGCTCTGGATAGAGCAGTGATGCTGGATGGCCACGATCTTTCTGGAACACATCTTGATGATCCATCGGAGATCATATGGGATGATGATCTGATGATTGACCTTGATGATCTTTAG
- the LOC124925710 gene encoding poly(A)-specific ribonuclease PARN-like isoform X1, with protein sequence MLLGKLQKRFLCTYAAAAANQSRRQWPTVLQVTKTNFTEALQQLEDHVHSSDFISVSLRNTGSYSSSWHRLLPIDTSDTAYFKAKYAADRFQVLQFAVCPISVRSSKLISHPYNFHLFPRDVLNLGMPSYTFSCQPSYLTPMAQEGFDFNACIYDGITYLSREQESLSREKIGNLVPSDYMANSISTPSVADSIFSERIRSRVKNWRKAFNDDSCTKKTEVAEALIKSLQKLMLGSGEYSSRPCLSIDVCSDRQVQLILEVLGEFNDFVPMIVPAKGGGAQAVRIVLTSSEEDKILFEKELQSQEKEQNKHVRGFREVIDLISTSEKPIIAHNSLNDFSFIYSKFIASLPPTFDKFKSSLLLNFPYVVDVGHLMKEVRRHLYTTPDMEISRGGSDGKTLGLGSNAVRIGEIFAKICSVMKVNPESLGKSKDGGLKSYVNNFDNRRTVSVKDLVFIWGFKKGTSAQLLKKILCNSSFSSHDEEAFSDIRLLDKSCAVVAFSKPGSSECFLKAMHSSGGLLSAASYGTYSKACQMGMWEVDLADALDRAVMLDGHDLSGTHLDDPSEIIWDDDLMIDLDDL encoded by the exons ATGCTTCTTGGTAAGCTACAGAAGCGCTTCCTCTGCACCTATGCTGCCGCCGCCGCAAACCAGAGCCGGCGTCAATGGCCGACGGTACTACAAGTAACCAAAACCAATTTCACGGAGGCTTTGCAACAGTTAGAAGATCATGTCCATTCATCTGATTTCATCTCCGTTTCACTCCGGAACACAGGTTCCTACTCTTCGTCTTGGCATCGTCTCCTTCCTATTGATACTTCCGACACCGCCTATTTCAAGGCCAAGTATGCCGCCGACAGGTTCCAGGTTCTTCAGTTTGCCGTTTGTCCCATCTCTGTTAGGTCTTCCAAGCTTATTTCTCACCC GTACAACTTCCATTTATTTCCTAGAGATGTGTTGAATTTAGGCATGCCATCATATACTTTTTCTTGTCAACCATCATACCTTACTCCAATGGCTCAAGAAGGATTCGATTTCAATGCCTGCATATACGATG GCATAACATATCTGTCTAGAGAACAAGAATCTCTCTCAAGAGAGAAGATAGGAAATCTGGTGCCCAGTGACTATATGGCAAACTCTATTTCTACCCCCTCAGTAGCCGATTCCATTTTCAGCGAAAGGATAAGATCACGAGTTAAAAATTGGAGAAAGGCATTCAATGATGATTCCTGCACAAAAAAGACTGAAG TTGCAGAAGCTTTAATCAAATCACTGCAGAAGCTTATGTTAGGAAGTGGAGAATATAGCTCCAGACCCTGCTTGAGCATTGATGTCTGTAGTGACCGTCAAGTGCAGCTGATTTTAGAG GTCTTGGGGGAATTCAATGATTTTGTACCAATGATAGTTCCAGCCAAAGGTGGAGGAGCCCAGGCAGTTCGGATTGTTTTAACTAGTTCTGAAGAAGACAAGATTCTTTTCGAG AAAGAGCTACAAAGTCAGGAAAAGGAACAAAACAAGCATGTTCGTGGTTTTCGAGAGGTGATTGATTTGATTTCCACATCAGAGAAACCTATAATTGCCCACAACTCACTCAATG atttttcattcatatattcaaaatttattgcTTCTTTGCCTCCAACATTTGATAAATTCAAGAGCTCGTTGCTCCTGAATTTTCCCTATGTAGTTGATGTTGGTCATCTTATGAAAGAAGTGAGGAGACACCTTTATACGACACCAGATATGGAAATCTCTCGTGGAGgta GTGATGGAAAAACATTGGGATTGGGGAGTAATGCTGTAAGGATAGGCGAAATATTTGCAAAAATATGCTCTGTTATGAAGGTGAATCCGGAAAGTCTGGGAAAAAGTAAAGATGGCGGTCTGAAATCTTACGTGAACAACTTTGACAACAGAAGAACAGTCAGTGTGAAGGATTTAGTTTTCATATGGGGGTTCAAGAAGGGGACGTCAGCTCAATTGCTAAAGAAAATCCTCTGTAATAGCTCTTTCTCTTCCCATGATGAAGAAGCATTTTCTGACATCCGGTTATTGGACAAGAGCTGTGCAGTGGTTGCCTTTTCGAAACCTGGCTCTTCTGAATGCTTTCTAAAGGCCATGCATTCCTCGGGAGGATTATTAAGTGCGGCCTCTTATGGAACATATAGCAAGGCTTGTCAGATGGGGATGTGGGAAGTTGATTTAGCAGATGCTCTGGATAGAGCAGTGATGCTGGATGGCCACGATCTTTCTGGAACACATCTTGATGATCCATCGGAGATCATATGGGATGATGATCTGATGATTGACCTTGATGATCTTTAG
- the LOC124925710 gene encoding poly(A)-specific ribonuclease PARN-like isoform X2, translating into MLLGKLQKRFLCTYAAAAANQSRRQWPTVLQVTKTNFTEALQQLEDHVHSSDFISVSLRNTGSYSSSWHRLLPIDTSDTAYFKAKYAADRFQVLQFAVCPISVRSSKLISHPYNFHLFPRDVLNLGMPSYTFSCQPSYLTPMAQEGFDFNACIYDGITYLSREQESLSREKIGNLVPSDYMANSISTPSVADSIFSERIRSRVKNWRKAFNDDSCTKKTEVAEALIKSLQKLMLGSGEYSSRPCLSIDVCSDRQVQLILEVLGEFNDFVPMIVPAKGGGAQAVRIVLTSSEEDKILFEKELQSQEKEQNKHVRGFREVIDLISTSEKPIIAHNSLNDFSFIYSKFIASLPPTFDKFKSSLLLNFPYVVDVGHLMKEVRRHLYTTPDMEISRGGDGKTLGLGSNAVRIGEIFAKICSVMKVNPESLGKSKDGGLKSYVNNFDNRRTVSVKDLVFIWGFKKGTSAQLLKKILCNSSFSSHDEEAFSDIRLLDKSCAVVAFSKPGSSECFLKAMHSSGGLLSAASYGTYSKACQMGMWEVDLADALDRAVMLDGHDLSGTHLDDPSEIIWDDDLMIDLDDL; encoded by the exons ATGCTTCTTGGTAAGCTACAGAAGCGCTTCCTCTGCACCTATGCTGCCGCCGCCGCAAACCAGAGCCGGCGTCAATGGCCGACGGTACTACAAGTAACCAAAACCAATTTCACGGAGGCTTTGCAACAGTTAGAAGATCATGTCCATTCATCTGATTTCATCTCCGTTTCACTCCGGAACACAGGTTCCTACTCTTCGTCTTGGCATCGTCTCCTTCCTATTGATACTTCCGACACCGCCTATTTCAAGGCCAAGTATGCCGCCGACAGGTTCCAGGTTCTTCAGTTTGCCGTTTGTCCCATCTCTGTTAGGTCTTCCAAGCTTATTTCTCACCC GTACAACTTCCATTTATTTCCTAGAGATGTGTTGAATTTAGGCATGCCATCATATACTTTTTCTTGTCAACCATCATACCTTACTCCAATGGCTCAAGAAGGATTCGATTTCAATGCCTGCATATACGATG GCATAACATATCTGTCTAGAGAACAAGAATCTCTCTCAAGAGAGAAGATAGGAAATCTGGTGCCCAGTGACTATATGGCAAACTCTATTTCTACCCCCTCAGTAGCCGATTCCATTTTCAGCGAAAGGATAAGATCACGAGTTAAAAATTGGAGAAAGGCATTCAATGATGATTCCTGCACAAAAAAGACTGAAG TTGCAGAAGCTTTAATCAAATCACTGCAGAAGCTTATGTTAGGAAGTGGAGAATATAGCTCCAGACCCTGCTTGAGCATTGATGTCTGTAGTGACCGTCAAGTGCAGCTGATTTTAGAG GTCTTGGGGGAATTCAATGATTTTGTACCAATGATAGTTCCAGCCAAAGGTGGAGGAGCCCAGGCAGTTCGGATTGTTTTAACTAGTTCTGAAGAAGACAAGATTCTTTTCGAG AAAGAGCTACAAAGTCAGGAAAAGGAACAAAACAAGCATGTTCGTGGTTTTCGAGAGGTGATTGATTTGATTTCCACATCAGAGAAACCTATAATTGCCCACAACTCACTCAATG atttttcattcatatattcaaaatttattgcTTCTTTGCCTCCAACATTTGATAAATTCAAGAGCTCGTTGCTCCTGAATTTTCCCTATGTAGTTGATGTTGGTCATCTTATGAAAGAAGTGAGGAGACACCTTTATACGACACCAGATATGGAAATCTCTCGTGGAG GTGATGGAAAAACATTGGGATTGGGGAGTAATGCTGTAAGGATAGGCGAAATATTTGCAAAAATATGCTCTGTTATGAAGGTGAATCCGGAAAGTCTGGGAAAAAGTAAAGATGGCGGTCTGAAATCTTACGTGAACAACTTTGACAACAGAAGAACAGTCAGTGTGAAGGATTTAGTTTTCATATGGGGGTTCAAGAAGGGGACGTCAGCTCAATTGCTAAAGAAAATCCTCTGTAATAGCTCTTTCTCTTCCCATGATGAAGAAGCATTTTCTGACATCCGGTTATTGGACAAGAGCTGTGCAGTGGTTGCCTTTTCGAAACCTGGCTCTTCTGAATGCTTTCTAAAGGCCATGCATTCCTCGGGAGGATTATTAAGTGCGGCCTCTTATGGAACATATAGCAAGGCTTGTCAGATGGGGATGTGGGAAGTTGATTTAGCAGATGCTCTGGATAGAGCAGTGATGCTGGATGGCCACGATCTTTCTGGAACACATCTTGATGATCCATCGGAGATCATATGGGATGATGATCTGATGATTGACCTTGATGATCTTTAG
- the LOC124927684 gene encoding protein ENHANCED DISEASE RESISTANCE 2-like codes for MGISNRMEGWLYLIRLNRLGLQYSRKRYFILEKSCLKNFKSKPKINAQVPLRCAVIDSCIRVTDCGRESYHRKVLFIFTLYNNSDQNDQLKFGATSPEEAARWIHSLQNVAFTAEQSSVACTPMHAQPFRLSFSKKAIHQNCYHRTHSSFVNMDAITSDVIAPSSWKIFGCENGLRLFTEAKDVHSSGVSWGENPAIMAVGIVPGSSEAVFQTIMSLGPERLEWDFFFHKGNVIERLDGHTDIVHVMLHCDSLPWGMRQRDLLYRRYWRREDDGSYVILYHSVYHKNCPPQPGYVRATVKSGGYVISPANQGKESVVKHMLSIDWRLWRSYIRKAPARDVTISMLGRIAALRELFRAKTGLFSSGYLSSKHASDNDLPQLEKEEIKSEIENAQKLIKVEEEDSFEDEHNNACVATSSLMGLHDMGDEFFDVPGPSADEKPENEWSSDLSPDRHYPDKQQPQLSSATVLVKKWHGLAVQKKGYMELQEASREENRASFCYGTTLAKDGSCNSPCSWTTADPSSFLIRGNSYLQDRQKVKAKGCMMQIVGADWLRSDKREDNLGGRTGGIVQKSAEQGKPDFFLIINFQVPGATSHNLALYFMIKTPLEEIPLLEQFVNGDDAYRASRFKLIPYISEGSWIVKQSVGKKACLVGQALKVNFIRGKNYLELDIDAGSSTVARGVVNLVLGYLNNLVIELAFLIQANTQDELPEALLGACRLNHLNISKAVLAEK; via the exons ATGGGTATATCAAACAGAATGGAGGGTTGGCTTTACCTCATTCGTCTTAATCGATTGGGGCTTCAATACTCACGTAAAAGGTACTTCATCCTTGAAAAAAGTTGTCTCAAGAACTTCAAATCAAAACCCAAGATCAATGCGCAG GTGCCTTTAAGGTGTGCAGTAATTGATTCGTGCATTCGGGTTACAGACTGCGGAAGAGAGAGTTATCACAGAAAA GTGCTCTTCATTTTTACATTGTATAATAACTCTGATCAGAATGACCAGCTCAAG TTTGGAGCTACGAGTCCTGAAGAAGCGGCTAGGTGGATTCATTCTCTACAGAATGTAGCATTTACTGCAGAACAGAGTTCTGTGGCTTGTACTCCAATGCATGCACAGCCATTTAG ATTGAGCTTTTCAAAGAAGGCAATCCATCAAAACTGCTATCACAGGACACATTCCTCATTTGTAAATATGGACGCAATAACATCGGATGTCATTGCTCCTTCATCATGGAAAATATTTGGATGTGAAAATG GGCTGAGACTATTCACAGAAGCAAAGGATGTACATTCTAGCGGGGTG AGTTGGGGTGAGAATCCAGCAATAATGGCAGTTGGCATAGTTCCCGGTTCTTCAGAGGCTGTATTTCAGACAATCATGTCTCTTGGTCCAGAAAGATTAGA ATGGGATTTCTTTTTCCACAAAGGAAATGTGATTGAACGTCTTGATGGTCACACAGATATTGTTCATGTGATGTTGCACTGTGATTCTCTTCCATG GGGAATGAGACAAAGAGATTTATTGTACCGTCGTTACTGGAGAAGAGAAGATGATGGCTCCTACG TAATACTATACCATTCTGTTTACCATAAAAACTGCCCGCCACAGCCTGGCTATGTTCGCGCTACAGTTAAAA GTGGAGGATATGTTATTTCTCCTGCAAATCAAGGAAAGGAGTCAGTGGTGAAACACATGCTTTCTATAGACTGGAGATTATGGAGGTCTTACATTCGTAAAGCCCCTGCTAGAGATGTAACGATTTCTATGCTTGGAAGAATTGCAG CACTAAGGGAGTTGTTCAGAGCAAAAACAGGACTCTTCTCTTCTGGTTATTTGTCTTCAAAGCATGCAAGTGATAATGATTTGCCTCAACTTGAGAAGGAGGAAATTAAATCAGAAATTGAAAATGCTCAAAAGCTAATCAAAGTTGAGGAAGAGGatagttttgaagatgaacacAACAATGCTTGTGTTGCAACTTCAAGTCTTATGGGACTCCATGATATGGGTGATGAGTTCTTTGATGTTCCTGGACCCTCAGCTGATGAGAAACCAGAGAATGAATGGTCCTCCGATCTGAGTCCAGATCGACATTATCCG GACAAGCAGCAACCTCAACTATCATCGGCAACTGTTCTGGTGAAGAAGTGGCACGGTCTAGCTG TCCAGAAGAAGGGGTATATGGAATTACAAGAGGCAAGTAGGGAAGAAAACAGGGCGTCTTTTTGTTATGGGACAACACTTGCAAAAGATGGGAGTTGTAATTCTCCTTGCAGTTGGACAACGGCAGATCCTTCATCGTTTCTCATACGTGGAAATAGTTATCTGCAGGACCGCCAAAAG GTGAAGGCTAAAGGCTGTATGATGCAAATAGTTGGGGCTGATTGGTTAAGATCTGACAAACGAGAAGACAACCTTGGTGGCCGTACTGGAGGCATTGTTCAG AAATCTGCAGAGCAGGGAAAACCAGATTTTTTCTTGATTATCAACTTTCAG GTTCCAGGAGCAACTTCTCACAATTTGGCACTATATTTCATGATAAAAACACCCCTTGAAGAGATCCCTTTACTGGAGCAGTTTGTCAATGGGGACGATGCCTACCGAGCCTCGAGGTTTAAGTTGATACCTTACATTTCTGAG GGCTCCTGGATAGTAAAGCAAAGTGTGGGGAAGAAAGCTTGTTTGGTGGGTCAAGCACTCAAAGTAAACTTCATTCGCGGCAAGAACTACTTGGAG CTTGATATCGATGCTGGATCATCAACAGTGGCGAGGGGCGTTGTCAATCTTGTACTTGGTTACTTGAATAACCTTGTTATTGAATTGGCATTTTTGATACAG GCCAATACACAAGATGAGTTGCCAGAAGCTCTTCTTGGAGCATGCCGGCTTAATCATCTGAACATTTCTAAAGCTGTCTTGGCagagaaatga